The genomic window AGTGTTGGAATTGAGCACGAGTTCTGGCAGCATTCCTCGATGATGCCTCTCTTGCCTCGGCCCATGTCTCTGGCCATGCCCCTGTCCGTGTGTCGGTCCAGGCTTCGGGATAGCCAGGGCCAGCTAAACTCTGGCTCGTAGCCCATATGGATGGAGTTGTAGTCTGATCTGTGGAGAAACATTGCAATTTTAGAGACGAATAGGTGTTTATTTTTGTGGTAAAAGATTTTTTAAGACCTAGAATAGAAAGAGCTTTTTTTATGCAtacagcatcaaaagtaacggataggtacgaaaaaatattaaagtctctgtatgtatgtagaaCAATTCTTAGACAATGATACTTTTGACCGCGAACTAGagatatatcaaaataattcgAGGATGGTATTAAGACCTATTTTTGGTTAACGTTGTTTCGTCTGCTACTGTTGATGCTGACTGTGCAATTAGTACACGtttctaagtatttattttagttgATATTTGGCGAACATTCATAGTTAGAATGATAATGCAATAAAATTTCTAACATGAAACTGATCTCATGACGCCGTCGAAAGGTAAACTAATACTAATAGTAGCCAAAAAGTCCTCGATAGAATAACACAAACGCAATGAGTTCAGGGCTATGATTTCATGCAGTGAAAATCTTAATAGACGTGTAAAGAATAgggagtacagtcagcaattaacagtgtgtataaaaaaaatattaggaaaatatgaaaaattctATCACTAAAAGAAATATGGTATTATGCTATCTCTGGTTCCCATTATAGGTATAGCTTCTAGACTTATATCTAACAGTCTCACCAATTAAAGGAGGCttcctttccatgcatattattagcaatcagttaccttcttaactcagtcggataatataatgaaaaagcacgagtggaataatacactgaaagagcacgcgtgtttaatatctaggattatgagccaaaaatcggtggaataataacgtcgttttgagcaagtgtgttgaaaaaatagttttagtgTAAATAACCTAGCATTTaagtaacaaactaacaaatttggaacaccgtatctgaataaagaaattatttatttatatcgacTTGATTCGTAGACgtacatatatacataattatcataTGCAGCTTTGTAAACGTTAAAGCtaattttatttagtcaagTGCACCCCCTCTCCCTGCCAACTTATCAGTCGTTAGCTATGtgtagggatgaaaattccggaaaaatcaaatgtttttttcgggattttacaaaatttcgtttttttttcggttttttccagttctattcagaaaaattaaataggtcacacacaatgccactgatgagtgatgacagtgtcaatgccataaacaaacacattagacatgcaaccttaacctacttgtttaaattcctaattaagtataatgaaaaatacattgtttttttcgaaagaagcttgaaaaaaacgagccgttttgaaattttcccgcaATTTTCCTACAAATACTTCCGCAAAACTATGTGTAAAAAAATCAcggcaattgtattaaaatgtgATGAAAAATGGAAATTATCACTAGAAATATAGCACACGCACAAACACAAATCAATAAGTACCCTTACTGGGATTTGACCTCAGGATCTCTAGTTTCGTAAGCAAATTTACTACCGGAGACCTTACAAGGAGTAAGCTTGTGTCTTACCTCTTGTCATATTTCTGATAACACAGCACAGCCATCGTTTGAGCAAGTCGTCTACCACAGTAGACCTGAGGAGTATCCTCAGACTGACTGTATACTGACACGAAGAACACAACTACTGCGAAGAACAAAGAAAATTGGACCTTCATGTTTgtattcgtttttagggttttcgTGCTGATCGTTCCCACAGATAAGCGAGGAATGTGCTGAAAGCTTCTGAGCTACCATATTTATACCATTATTCTAATTAATACACGATCCAGTGAACACTGTACCTTAATGAGAGGTGAATATGTGAAAAACACATGAAGTGGGTTAGACGATCGGTAATGGGAGGTGACGGACTGTGAAAGACTTTTGTCGTCACACGCCTACACCTACGGTACAAATATGACAGGAttgacaaaaataatttaaatttagatctgaagattttgtttttaagaGTGTCACTAATACGGTTACAGTGGCAGGTTCGCCATATCAGGCTACCtaaagcacagggcggacacgctatacatcaaaaatcacttgcgtttctatgtgtgaatggaacgtctgtacacgcgtcatgcgtcatagtgttagtaagttgcttaaaaatagtactgagcggccggcaaacggccgtcaatctgctgtcgcggggtgaggtaattcgagtcggggcggggcggtgcttggccgttctgtatgattatactattacttattctgtgcctaaagCCAAGCTGACGACAAAAAcagtatggaaatagtcacgtgatttTTCGCATCAGGTCTTCGTAAAGATGTTAATGttatagtaattaattaattaatatacttaattactataacattataatgttaatgttatagTTATTAAGTAATTTCAGGACTGTAACATGTTCAGCGTTTCATTGATTATGTATGCAGATAACTGTCTTATTGCTCTATTACTTTAATTCTTAAATTGTATTAGTTCATTATTTCCGTCTATCTAGTTCCTACTCAATGCTTGTCTGGAAGACATAGCTTTTTAGCGTCTTAAGAACAGTGGTTAACGTTTTTGTTCTttctttaatgttttttattcGGTTTACTTTCAGTGCACACGATTGTAAATTCAACGAGAATTTATTATATACTAACCAACTACTATATATCACATTTTAACAGGAATGTTAAGGTAATTTTGTTTCAATATCCCTGTGAACTTTTTTGCCACCTTTTGCCTTAATTTGACTACCCATCTGGTGGTCAAATTGACAGtttaacaaaagaaatgcaaccCGGAATCTTGCAAAACACCGGGTCACCACCAAATGAACGCAAACATTCTCCATTCATTGCACCAGACAATGCCTACAATCAGTTACATTGCA from Cydia strobilella chromosome 11, ilCydStro3.1, whole genome shotgun sequence includes these protein-coding regions:
- the LOC134745284 gene encoding bombyxin C-1-like; translated protein: MKVQFSLFFAVVVFFVSVYSQSEDTPQVYCGRRLAQTMAVLCYQKYDKRSDYNSIHMGYEPEFSWPWLSRSLDRHTDRGMARDMGRGKRGIIEECCQNSCSIPTLLSYC